A genomic window from Prunus persica cultivar Lovell chromosome G2, Prunus_persica_NCBIv2, whole genome shotgun sequence includes:
- the LOC109947311 gene encoding uncharacterized protein LOC109947311 produces MVRKPRKGWRMCVDYTNLNRACPKDSFPLPRIDQLVDATAGHALLSFMDAYSGYNQIFMHPEDQAHTSFITDRGLYCYKVMPFGLKNAGATYQRLVNQLFAPLIGNTMEVYVDDMLVKSRTADQHIPNLSAMFTILKQYKMRLNPTKCAFGVASGKFLGFMISQRGIEANPEKIQAILDMTIPKTVKDIQSLTGRVAALTRFISKATDRCAPFFKTLKGSKRNITWTAECDTAFSELKEYMGRAPLLSTPEHEDILVIYLSISASAVSSVLIRSKDHAEHPVHYVSKALQDAEVRYPDIEKLAFALVVSARRLRPYFQAHTIHVLTNQPLRQVLQNPETSGRLVKWAIELGEFDIHYKPRPAMRGQAVADFLSEFTDPQASAATQLITEPNPPPSQDQTPTEGNLDLTQPLWTLFVDGSSNAQGCGAGLVLISPDKVALEYALRFKFQASNNEAEYEALLAGLRLAKEMDARQIQIFSDSQLVVHQVNQDFTAKDASMTAYLQHARHLLANFQAHSIRQVPRSENSHADALARLASALEQGLGRHIHIEFLAQPSTQAPLICTIDHSPTWMDPILQFLQNQTLPANPAEARRVRHRSARYLIINGSLYKRGFSLPYLRCLTPEEGHYVLREIHEGICGNHSGARSLAHKAIRQGYFWPSLHTDAQAFTQKCDKCQRFANIPQLPAEPLTAMVSPWPFAQWGLDLIGPMPEGKGQVKYAVVAVDYFTKWAEAEALATITAARIESFVWQNIVCRFGIPNSIVTDNGRQFDNAKFKQFCSNLKIQLLPEVLWSYRTTFRTSTGETPFSLSFGTEAVAPVEIGQPTYRTSTYDATANDEQLALNLDFIDELRDQSSMRNAAYKQRIAKYYDSRVKPRAFKMGDWVMRKVSLATKNPNEGTLGPTWEGPYEIIKICRPGTYQLRDSTGKTLPHPWNADHLKYYYK; encoded by the exons ATGGTCCGCAAGCCAAGAAAGGGTTGGCGCATGTGTGTCGACTACACCAACCTTAATCGGGCATGCCCAAAGGACAGCTTCCCGCTACCCCGCATTGACCAGCTAGTCGACGCCACAGCCGGCCACGCCCTCCTtagcttcatggatgcttaTTCAGGTTACAACCAGATCTTCATGCACCCCGAAGATCAGGCCCACACCTCTTTCATTACGGACCGCGGCCTCTACTGCTATAAGGTGATGCCCTTCGGCCTCAAAAACGCCGGGGCTACTTATCAGCGTCTGGTGAATCAGCTCTTTGCCCCCCTGATTGGCAATACCATGGAGGTCTATGTCgatgacatgctagtcaagaGTCGCACGGCTGACCAGCACATCCCCAACCTCTCTGCCATGTTCACCATCCTGAAGCAATACAAAATGAGGcttaaccccaccaaatgtgcATTCGGGGTGGCTTCCGGAAAATTCCTTGGCTTCATGATCAGCCAGAGGGGCATTGAGGCCAATCCAGAAAAGATCCAGGCCATCTTAGATATGACAATACCTAAGACGGTCAAGGATATCCAAAGCCTTACAGGGCGTGTCGCAGCCCTGACCAGATTTATCTCCAAAGCCACTGACCGCTGCGCCCCATTCTTCAAGACCCTTAAAGGCAGCAAAAGAAACATCACCTGGACTGCTGAATGCGACACGGCTTTCAGCGAGCTCAAAGAGTATATGGGCCGGGCCCCTTTATTGTCAACCCCTGAGCACGAAGACATCCTCGTGATTTATCTCTCCATCTCAGCTTCGGCTGTTAGCTCTGTGCTCATCCGATCAAAAGATCACGCGGAGCACCCAGTGCATTATGTTAGTAAAGCATTGCAAGATGCCGAAGTTCGTTACCCGGACATCGAAAAATTGGCATTCGCCCTGGTCGTCTCGGCAAGACGCCTCCGACCATATTTCCAAGCTCACACCATCCATGTCTTAACCAATCAACCGCTCCGACAGGTGTTGCAGAACCCAGAAACCTCTGGGAGGCTGGTCAAATGGGCCATTGAACTGGGCGAGTTTGATATTCACTACAAACCCCGCCCGGCTATGAGGGGCCAGGCCGTTGCTGACTTCCTATCCGAATTCACGGATCCCCAAGCTTCCGCAGCTACCCAGCTCATAACCGAACCCAACCCCCCTCCCAGCCAGGACCAAACCCCCACCGAAGGCAATCTCGACCTAACCCAGCCCCTGTGGACCTTATTCGTAGACGGCTCTTCTAATGCCCAGGGCTGTGGGGCCGGCCTCGTTCTCATCTCCCCAGACAAGGTTGCCCTCGAGTACGCCCTtcgcttcaaattccaagcctCCAACAATGAGGCCGAATATGAAGCACTCTTAGCTGGTCTTCGATTAGCCAAAGAGATGGACGCCAGGCAAATTCAGATATTCAGCGATTCACAACTTGTGGTCCACCAGGTCAACCAGGACTTCACGGCTAAGGATGCCTCTATGACGGCCTACCTCCAGCACGCTCGGCACTTGCTGGCAAACTTCCAAGCCCACTCTATCAGGCAGGTGCCGCGCTCCGAGAATAGCCATGCGGATGCACTAGCCAGGTTGGCATCAGCCTTGGAGCAAGGACTGGGCCGCCACATCCACATCGAGTTTTTGGCCCAGCCCAGCACACAAGCCCCACTCATCTGCACTATTGATCACAGCCCTACATGGATGGACCCCATCCTCCAATTCTTACAAAACCAAACACTACCGGCTAATCCGGCAGAAGCACGACGCGTTCGCCATCGCTCTGCCCGTTACCTGATCATTAACGGCTCCTTATACAAGCGGGGTTTCAGCCTTCCTTACCTCCGATGCCTGACTCCAGAGGAGGGTCACTATGTCCTCCGAGAAATCCATGAAGGCATCTGCGGCAACCACTCGGGCGCACGCTCGTTAGCTCATAAGGCAATCCGCCAAGGATACTTCTGGCCTTCACTCCACACTGACGCCCAGGCCTTCACCCAAAAATGCGACAAATGTCAGAGATTCGCCAACATTCCACAACTCCCGGCAGAACCACTGACGGCCATGGTCAGTCCTTGGCCATTTGCCCAATGGGGACTGGATCTCATCGGACCGATGCCAGAGGGCAAGGGCCAAGTCAAGTATGCTGTTGTGGCCgtagactacttcaccaagtggGCTGAGGCCGAGGCCTTGGCCACCATCACTGCGGCTCGCATCGAATCCTTTGTGTGGCAAAACATTGTATGTCGCTTCGGCATCCCCAACTCCATCGTCACCGACAATGGCCGGCAATTTGACAAcgccaaattcaaacaattttgttccaaCCTCAAGATTC aactactccCAGAAGTACTCTGGTCCTACCGCACCACCTTCCGCACATCCACGGGTGAAACGCCGTTCTCCCTATCATTTGGAACCGAGGCCGTGGCTCCGGTAGAGATTGGCCAGCCCACATACCGAACCTCCACTTACGATGCCACGGCCAATGACGAGCAGTTGGCCCTCAACCTCGACTTCATTGACGAACTTCGGGACCAATCGAGCATGCGCAATGCCGCGTACAAGCAACGCATCGCCAAATACTATGACTCCCGAGTCAAGCCCCGTGCTTTCAAAATGGGGGACTGGGTCATGCGCAAGGTTTCCTTGGCTACCAAAAATCCCAACGAAGGTACCCTCGGccctacatgggaaggtccttacgagattatcaaaatctgcCGCCCCGGCACTTATCAGCTTCGTGATTCCACAGGCAAGACGCTGCCTCACCCGTGGAATGCTGACCACCTCAAGTACTATTACAAGTAA
- the LOC109947127 gene encoding uncharacterized protein LOC109947127, giving the protein MHRQEVPLVNVFLEGVKSDPEALARTPASSFIDRAQKTILTSAYAFGEMYVSMAKADKEIQRLKRRDELAKSKMAEAQEAIREKNTLLVQKAALAKEVEELKRSRAEEVAAARAEAIESFRSSEELKSYIMDRLVDEQLRWEDRLVRFNPSLEINFDTSGEPPAQTPPADASAPTPEAEPATEDAPSTES; this is encoded by the exons ATGCACCGGCAGGAGGTGCCCTTAGTGAACGTCTTCCTGGAAGGCGTGAAGAGCGACCCTGAGGCTCTGGCGAGGACTCCAGCTTCTTCCTTCATCGACCGGGCCCAAAAGACGATCCTCACCTCTGCCTAT GCCTTTGGCGAGATGTACGTCAGCATGGCCAAGGCTGACAAGGAGATCCAGAGGCTGAAGAGGCGGGATGAGCTAGCCAAGAGCAAAATGGCAGAGGCGCAGGAGGCCATCCGAGAGAAGAACACCTTGCTGGTTCAGAAGGCGGCCCTGGccaaggaggtggaggagctgAAGAGATCTAGGGCCGAGGAGGTGGCTGCTGCCCGAGCCGAGGCGATTGAGTCCTTCCGATCCTCAGAGGAGCTGAAGAGCTATATCATGGACCGACTGGTTGATGAGCAGCTTCGCTGGGAAGATAGGTTGGTTAGGTTCAACCCCTCACTGGAGATTAACTTTGACACCAGTGGCGAGCCTCCTGCACAGACCCCTCCTGCTGATGCTAGCGCCCCGACACCAGAGGCTGAGCCAGCCACTGAGGATGCTCCGTCGACCGAGTCCTGA
- the LOC18779457 gene encoding cytosolic 5'-nucleotidase 3 isoform X2: protein MSYRLHSILLGTTIRTHRSIPPHLICRAWFCSGRFRNQTHMESHASCEAVVGDSELLVKKMATICNAGPAKLQVIADFDATLTKYQVNGCRGQSSHGLVQQEDTEYDKKRQELYEHYHPLEFSPTIPIEEKAKLMEEWWTKTHGLLIEGGLTYDGIRQSVADSTIAFREGVVELFEFLEERDIPILIFSAGLADIIEEVLRQKIHRLFKNVKIVSNRMVFDNNGHLVSFQGKTIHSLNKNEHALDMAAPLHDRLGDNIDAPTYENASVKTRRNVLLLGDHIGDLGMSDGLNYENRISAGFLNDNVENSLDSYRKAFDVVYLVFD from the exons ATGAGTTATCGTCTCCACAGCATCCTCCTCGGCACCACCATACGCACCCATCGCTCCATTCCACCCCACCTAATTTGCAG GGCTTGGTTTTGTAGCGGTAGATTCAGAAACCAGACCCACATGGAAAGCCATGCTTCTTGTGAGGCCGTTGTGGGTGACTCTGAGCTCTTGGTTAAAAAAATGGCTACTATTTGTAATGCCGGTCCCGCCAAACTCCAG GTAATAGCAGATTTTGATGCCACACTAACAAAGTACCAGGTCAATGGTTGTCGGGGACAAA GCAGTCATGGTCTTGTGCAACAGGAGGATACGGAATATGATAAGAAAAGGCAGGAATTATATGAACATTATCATCCGTTAGAATTCTCCCCAACAATTCCAATTGAAGAGAAAGCTAAGCTTATGGAAGAATG GTGGACAAAAACTCATGGTCTCTTAATTGAGGGAGGCCTTACCTATGATGGAATAAGGCAATCTGTCGCTGACTCCACAATTGCTTTTAGGGAGGGTGTTGTTGAACTATTTGAGTTTTTGGAG GAAAGAGACATTCCCATTCTTATATTTTCTGCTGGACTTGCTGATATCATAGAGGAG GTCCTTAGGCAGAAGATTCACAGACTTTTCAAAAATGTGAAGATAGTCTCAAATCGGATGGTATTCGATAATAACGGTCACCTTGTATCTTTTCAAG GGAAGACGATTCATAGTCTGAATAAAAATGAGCACGCTCTGGATATGGCTGCTCCCCTTCACGATCGATTAGGTGATAATATAGATGCGCCTACTTATGAGAATGCCTCGGTCAAGACGAGAAGAAATGTGCTGCTTCTGGGTGATCACATTGGTGACCTGGGAATGTCTGATGGCTTGAACTATGAGAACAGAATTTCTGCGGGATTTCT GAATGACAATGTTGAGAATTCTCTTGATAGCTACCGCAAAGCCTTTGACGTTGTTTACCTG GTTTTCGATTGA
- the LOC18779457 gene encoding cytosolic 5'-nucleotidase 3 isoform X1, producing MSYRLHSILLGTTIRTHRSIPPHLICRAWFCSGRFRNQTHMESHASCEAVVGDSELLVKKMATICNAGPAKLQVIADFDATLTKYQVNGCRGQSSHGLVQQEDTEYDKKRQELYEHYHPLEFSPTIPIEEKAKLMEEWWTKTHGLLIEGGLTYDGIRQSVADSTIAFREGVVELFEFLEERDIPILIFSAGLADIIEEVLRQKIHRLFKNVKIVSNRMVFDNNGHLVSFQGKTIHSLNKNEHALDMAAPLHDRLGDNIDAPTYENASVKTRRNVLLLGDHIGDLGMSDGLNYENRISAGFLNDNVENSLDSYRKAFDVVYLNDAPMWGVVKLVSQLCPSEGH from the exons ATGAGTTATCGTCTCCACAGCATCCTCCTCGGCACCACCATACGCACCCATCGCTCCATTCCACCCCACCTAATTTGCAG GGCTTGGTTTTGTAGCGGTAGATTCAGAAACCAGACCCACATGGAAAGCCATGCTTCTTGTGAGGCCGTTGTGGGTGACTCTGAGCTCTTGGTTAAAAAAATGGCTACTATTTGTAATGCCGGTCCCGCCAAACTCCAG GTAATAGCAGATTTTGATGCCACACTAACAAAGTACCAGGTCAATGGTTGTCGGGGACAAA GCAGTCATGGTCTTGTGCAACAGGAGGATACGGAATATGATAAGAAAAGGCAGGAATTATATGAACATTATCATCCGTTAGAATTCTCCCCAACAATTCCAATTGAAGAGAAAGCTAAGCTTATGGAAGAATG GTGGACAAAAACTCATGGTCTCTTAATTGAGGGAGGCCTTACCTATGATGGAATAAGGCAATCTGTCGCTGACTCCACAATTGCTTTTAGGGAGGGTGTTGTTGAACTATTTGAGTTTTTGGAG GAAAGAGACATTCCCATTCTTATATTTTCTGCTGGACTTGCTGATATCATAGAGGAG GTCCTTAGGCAGAAGATTCACAGACTTTTCAAAAATGTGAAGATAGTCTCAAATCGGATGGTATTCGATAATAACGGTCACCTTGTATCTTTTCAAG GGAAGACGATTCATAGTCTGAATAAAAATGAGCACGCTCTGGATATGGCTGCTCCCCTTCACGATCGATTAGGTGATAATATAGATGCGCCTACTTATGAGAATGCCTCGGTCAAGACGAGAAGAAATGTGCTGCTTCTGGGTGATCACATTGGTGACCTGGGAATGTCTGATGGCTTGAACTATGAGAACAGAATTTCTGCGGGATTTCT GAATGACAATGTTGAGAATTCTCTTGATAGCTACCGCAAAGCCTTTGACGTTGTTTACCTG AATGATGCACCCATGTGGGGAGTTGTAAAGCTTGTTTCACAACTCTGTCCAAGTGAGGGTCATTGA